The Cucumis melo cultivar AY chromosome 6, USDA_Cmelo_AY_1.0, whole genome shotgun sequence genome includes a region encoding these proteins:
- the 2C05 gene encoding uncharacterized protein 2C05: MASKLLLFTVFVFDVIAFGLAIAAEQRRSIAKIVEDTGAKRNYCVYDSDISTGLGVGAFLFLLASQILIMVASRCFCCGKPLSPGGSRAWAVVLFITCWVFFLIAEICLLAGSARNAYHTKYRTLLTDTPPSCQMLRRGVFAAGAAFIFFTSIVSQFYYVCYSRARESFQSYSKDTGVGMSTYK, translated from the exons ATGGCGTCAAAGCTACTGCTTTTCACCGTCTTTGTTTTTGATGTCATTGCTTTTGGCTTGGCCATTGCAGCTGAGCAAAGAAGAAGCATT GCAAAGATAGTTGAAGACACAGGTGCAAAAAGAAACTATTGTGTATATGACTCAGACATTTCAACTGGATTAGGAGTTGGAGCATTTCTCTTTCTCTTAGCTAGTCAGATCCTAATAATGGTGGCTAGCCGCTGCTTTTGCTGTGGGAAGCCTCTGAGTCCCGGCGGTTCAAGGGCTTGGGCAGTCGTTCTTTTTATAACTTGCTG GGTGTTTTTTCTCATCGCCGAGATTTGTTTATTGGCGGGTTCAGCTAGGAATGCATACCACACCAAGTACAGAACATTGCTTACTGATACTCCTCCCTCTTGTCAAATGTTGAGAAGAGGAGTGTTTGCTGCAGGAGCAGCTTTCATTTTCTTCACTTCCATTGTTTCTCAGTTCTACTACGTTTGCTATTCGAGGGCCCGGGAGAGCTTTCAATCATACAGCAAAGACACTGGCGTTGGCATGAGTACCTACAAATGA